The following proteins are co-located in the Shouchella hunanensis genome:
- a CDS encoding anti-sigma factor gives MSDKCTHLIDYVNGQLTDTETKEFEAHFKTCSTCEEELNEIRALTDDLGFDVDPVEPPPEMKERILSAAFAEKAPVESQSSDGKKPIAVGSTTNKQEQHIQKRKKKANWLIPAMAAALFLSLIGNIYTVSQLGEPDDVAIEPSITVDSLVQRLNLQPAAETIPFQATASFVNKDHYQQLVVEAEQLSQPEDTQVYQVWLLKDGEPYRAGTFTPAEDGSGISTFDIDPEMGYDTIAITIEPDETSETPEGDIVLVEEL, from the coding sequence ATGAGTGATAAGTGTACTCATTTAATTGACTACGTTAACGGACAGTTGACTGATACAGAAACGAAAGAATTTGAAGCTCACTTTAAAACTTGTTCAACATGCGAAGAAGAATTAAATGAAATCAGAGCGCTTACGGATGACTTAGGGTTTGATGTAGATCCAGTTGAACCTCCACCTGAAATGAAAGAACGGATACTTTCAGCTGCGTTTGCAGAAAAAGCGCCAGTTGAATCTCAATCCTCAGACGGTAAGAAACCAATTGCAGTAGGATCTACAACAAACAAACAAGAACAACATATACAAAAAAGAAAAAAGAAAGCAAATTGGCTTATCCCAGCAATGGCTGCGGCGCTCTTCCTTTCTTTAATTGGGAATATCTATACAGTGAGTCAACTTGGTGAACCTGATGATGTAGCAATCGAACCAAGCATAACCGTTGATTCTTTGGTTCAACGGTTAAACTTACAACCAGCAGCAGAGACGATTCCATTTCAAGCTACAGCTTCGTTTGTCAATAAAGATCATTATCAACAACTAGTCGTTGAAGCCGAACAACTCTCTCAACCAGAGGATACACAAGTATACCAAGTATGGTTGTTAAAAGATGGTGAACCATATCGAGCTGGTACATTTACTCCAGCCGAAGACGGGAGCGGTATCTCTACATTCGACATTGATCCAGAGATGGGTTACGATACCATTGCGATTACAATAGAACCTGATGAAACAAGCGAGACACCTGAAGGCGACATTGTGCTAGTAGAAGAATTATAA
- a CDS encoding RNA polymerase sigma factor, producing MSEHDVQLYKKLRRGEKEALEQMYDKYSKLLFSFSFKMTEEKQLAEEIVQEVFIKVWTQKSSYDETKGKFSSWLLTMTRNTVIDHHRKKREIASETATKEMTEDPDPSVEDQVEWKEKRAVVKKAISQLKPEQQKVITLFYYQGLSQQKIADSCNLPLGTVKGRLRLALKHLKTTIQDIEQNGGIIHE from the coding sequence ATGTCCGAACATGATGTACAGCTTTATAAAAAGCTTAGGCGCGGAGAAAAAGAAGCCCTTGAACAGATGTATGACAAGTACAGCAAACTTCTCTTTTCTTTTAGCTTCAAAATGACGGAAGAGAAACAATTAGCAGAAGAAATTGTTCAAGAAGTCTTTATAAAAGTGTGGACACAGAAGAGTTCTTATGATGAAACAAAAGGTAAATTCTCTAGCTGGTTACTCACTATGACACGTAATACAGTTATTGACCATCACCGAAAAAAGCGAGAAATCGCTTCAGAAACCGCAACGAAAGAAATGACAGAAGACCCTGATCCAAGTGTAGAGGATCAAGTTGAATGGAAAGAAAAACGCGCTGTCGTAAAAAAAGCCATCAGTCAATTAAAACCAGAACAACAAAAAGTTATTACCTTATTTTATTATCAAGGCTTATCACAGCAAAAAATTGCTGATTCGTGTAATCTTCCCTTAGGTACAGTAAAAGGAAGGTTACGGCTTGCTTTAAAACATCTGAAAACTACGATCCAAGACATAGAACAGAATGGAGGGATCATTCATGAGTGA
- a CDS encoding GNAT family N-acetyltransferase — protein sequence MIIRKLHQDEAVPYDLLLLADPNKKIVDSYMKQGLCYVCEQKGEHIGCYVIIQTRPETIEIVNVAVKEALHGNGFGKALVQHAIETAKQAGYKTVEIGTSNSGIHQIALYQKCGFRLEWIDRGFFLRHYEEAIWENGIQAVDMVRMAIYL from the coding sequence ATGATAATTAGAAAGTTACATCAAGATGAAGCCGTACCGTATGATCTATTGTTGTTAGCAGATCCTAACAAAAAAATTGTTGATAGCTATATGAAGCAAGGTCTTTGCTATGTGTGTGAACAAAAGGGCGAACATATTGGTTGCTATGTAATAATTCAAACGAGGCCAGAGACCATTGAAATTGTCAATGTAGCTGTAAAGGAAGCGTTACACGGTAATGGATTTGGAAAAGCGCTTGTACAACATGCCATTGAAACGGCGAAACAAGCTGGTTATAAAACGGTCGAAATCGGAACATCTAACTCGGGGATACACCAAATAGCCCTTTATCAAAAATGTGGATTTCGGTTGGAATGGATTGATCGTGGTTTCTTTTTACGACATTATGAGGAAGCGATTTGGGAGAACGGTATACAAGCAGTGGATATGGTTAGAATGGCGATTTACTTATAA
- a CDS encoding winged helix-turn-helix transcriptional regulator, with the protein MNIIPDQCQVNQALEIFVGKWKLLILLHLIANGTTRFGEFQRAIPNITPKVLTQQLRELEEEDIIERHVYTEIPPKVEYSISTYGKTLEPIFTAMHTWGQNHLLYKQSHK; encoded by the coding sequence ATGAACATTATACCTGACCAATGCCAAGTAAATCAGGCGTTGGAGATTTTTGTCGGCAAATGGAAACTGCTCATCTTACTTCATTTAATAGCCAATGGCACGACACGTTTTGGTGAGTTTCAACGAGCGATACCGAACATAACCCCAAAAGTACTCACACAACAGCTTAGAGAATTAGAAGAAGAAGACATTATTGAGCGACACGTTTATACAGAAATTCCGCCAAAAGTTGAATATAGCATTAGCACATACGGGAAGACGTTAGAGCCCATTTTTACGGCCATGCACACTTGGGGGCAAAACCACTTACTGTACAAACAATCGCATAAATAA
- a CDS encoding tripartite tricarboxylate transporter TctB family protein, whose translation MIKSPAFYFYIGWIAVSVLFVTQAMHIPVYDEFLSSGRFLPLVLSFLMVVFSCILAYQHFKSSEHVTYELSNSFYFFGFIGLVFVYIILIPYVPFSIATLLFLSISFLFFRTLSLWKSFLLSFGLVVVIVFVFQTVFQIVFP comes from the coding sequence TTGATTAAGTCCCCGGCATTTTATTTCTACATAGGTTGGATTGCAGTTAGCGTTCTTTTCGTTACACAAGCAATGCACATACCTGTTTATGATGAATTTCTATCATCAGGGCGGTTTTTACCACTCGTCCTGTCTTTTTTAATGGTTGTTTTTTCTTGTATACTAGCGTATCAGCACTTTAAATCTTCAGAACACGTTACATACGAACTTTCAAATTCATTTTACTTTTTTGGCTTTATTGGTCTCGTTTTTGTTTATATTATTCTTATTCCCTATGTTCCATTTAGCATCGCCACTCTATTGTTTTTATCTATAAGCTTTCTGTTTTTCCGTACCCTCTCTTTATGGAAAAGCTTCCTTCTTTCATTCGGCCTGGTCGTTGTTATAGTGTTTGTCTTTCAAACTGTTTTTCAAATTGTTTTCCCTTAA
- a CDS encoding tripartite tricarboxylate transporter substrate binding protein, producing the protein MFPKKLIVLPLLIMFLTSCNSATTGTDSESYPSRSITGVIPFGPGGGADSIARVISQYTEPILGESIVLQNVEGGAGSIAAYDVHKDPANGYKILFGAENPNLYRTTGISDLSYHDYEPLMLFTRTVPVVIVHPDSPFQTLDDLIEQAEANPGKILMATTGPVGTSGVVTSMLGLDFAMVPYKGEGASITGLMGKQIEASIVSLPSAYNYILADKVRVLGIINDTRLEEFGDWPALGEVAPDYLEHLPWGAYYGAYVKKGTPEPIIEELRDSFTEAFHTEEFQSFIESKKMIPLGLTGDEALDYQEEWESRTNWFLYQSGFAEHPSNYNIPIPSN; encoded by the coding sequence ATGTTTCCTAAAAAGTTAATAGTGCTCCCTTTACTTATTATGTTTTTAACTTCTTGCAACTCTGCTACAACTGGGACGGATTCGGAAAGCTATCCATCTCGTTCAATCACTGGTGTTATTCCATTTGGACCAGGCGGAGGAGCCGATTCCATCGCTCGTGTGATTAGCCAGTATACTGAGCCTATTTTAGGTGAATCTATCGTCCTGCAAAATGTTGAAGGTGGAGCTGGTTCAATTGCTGCTTACGATGTACATAAGGATCCAGCAAACGGGTATAAAATTTTGTTCGGCGCAGAAAATCCTAATTTATATCGTACAACAGGAATATCTGATTTAAGTTATCATGACTACGAACCATTGATGTTGTTTACTAGAACCGTTCCAGTTGTTATTGTCCACCCAGACTCGCCTTTCCAAACATTGGATGATTTGATTGAGCAGGCGGAAGCAAATCCAGGTAAAATTCTAATGGCTACAACGGGACCTGTTGGCACTTCAGGTGTTGTCACAAGCATGTTAGGGCTTGATTTTGCAATGGTGCCTTACAAAGGAGAAGGTGCTTCCATCACAGGTTTAATGGGCAAACAAATTGAGGCATCGATTGTTTCATTACCGTCCGCTTACAATTACATTCTCGCTGATAAAGTGAGAGTGTTAGGAATTATCAATGATACCCGCTTAGAAGAGTTTGGTGATTGGCCTGCCCTTGGTGAAGTAGCACCTGACTATTTAGAACATCTTCCCTGGGGTGCATATTACGGTGCATACGTAAAAAAAGGAACACCCGAACCTATTATTGAGGAGCTTAGAGATAGTTTTACAGAGGCTTTTCATACTGAGGAATTTCAATCGTTTATTGAAAGTAAAAAAATGATTCCGCTCGGCCTTACTGGTGATGAGGCGCTTGACTATCAGGAGGAATGGGAGTCAAGAACAAACTGGTTCCTTTACCAATCTGGCTTTGCAGAGCATCCAAGCAACTACAATATTCCCATCCCGAGTAATTAA
- a CDS encoding TVP38/TMEM64 family protein codes for MIIKVATAILIILSIVLVAQSSWVSELRTGEGLETSELFQQSLPFLLSLSFVLLLVQSILTVIPLALILIFNYLLLGFWLAYAWSLGTSIIASLLSFCLYRYWLQHVFRQKVRKNWVQAIEKNGFWVVLTSRLVPVMPSSLINVAAGSSRITVKTFLFATFIGNGLYLMALFLLMEGFIAGGTEWFLLIGVVLLFCTIAVKKKWTKRMKSGVNEQ; via the coding sequence ATGATCATAAAAGTAGCCACAGCCATTCTAATCATCCTATCAATCGTTCTAGTCGCTCAGTCAAGTTGGGTATCAGAGTTACGAACAGGTGAGGGTCTTGAAACAAGTGAGTTATTTCAACAATCACTGCCGTTTTTATTATCCCTGTCTTTTGTCTTATTGCTGGTTCAGAGCATTTTAACCGTTATTCCTCTAGCTTTAATCCTGATTTTTAACTATCTCTTATTAGGATTTTGGCTTGCTTATGCGTGGAGTCTTGGTACAAGCATTATAGCCAGTTTATTATCCTTTTGTTTGTACCGTTACTGGTTACAACATGTCTTTCGGCAGAAAGTTCGAAAAAATTGGGTTCAAGCTATTGAGAAGAACGGTTTTTGGGTTGTGTTAACAAGTCGGCTTGTTCCTGTAATGCCTTCAAGCCTCATTAACGTAGCTGCCGGAAGTAGTCGTATAACAGTAAAAACCTTTCTCTTTGCAACTTTTATCGGCAACGGCCTTTATTTAATGGCACTCTTTTTGTTAATGGAGGGTTTTATTGCCGGAGGAACGGAATGGTTCCTTTTAATAGGTGTTGTGTTGTTATTTTGCACGATCGCTGTTAAGAAAAAATGGACAAAACGAATGAAAAGTGGAGTGAACGAACAATGA
- the aroD gene encoding type I 3-dehydroquinate dehydratase has protein sequence MSTIIKKMEAEHIQRPLICAPLVGKTFAAIKEELFVITKKQPGLIEWRVDFFEELHKTESVIETGKWIKENAKGIPVLFTRRSTREGGEPISLNEEQVTDLYVSVMKADVIDAVDVELSSPEEAKETILSLAKEKEIQTVMSFHDFSKTPEKEALLAVLKQAQEEGGDVGKIALMPQSLHDVLIVAEVTEEANRELTIPIITMSMGPKGALSRLFGGAFGSAVSFAVGQTASAPGQIAIDQLERVLDVIDGSQV, from the coding sequence ATGTCAACAATTATAAAGAAAATGGAAGCTGAACACATTCAACGTCCACTAATCTGCGCCCCTCTTGTAGGGAAAACGTTCGCGGCTATTAAAGAGGAACTCTTCGTTATTACGAAGAAACAGCCAGGGCTCATTGAGTGGCGTGTTGATTTTTTTGAAGAGCTTCACAAGACAGAATCTGTTATTGAAACAGGGAAATGGATAAAGGAGAACGCTAAGGGGATACCGGTGCTATTTACAAGACGTTCTACTCGTGAAGGCGGAGAACCCATTTCTTTAAATGAGGAACAAGTAACTGATTTGTACGTCAGTGTCATGAAAGCAGATGTGATTGATGCCGTCGATGTGGAATTAAGTTCCCCGGAAGAAGCGAAAGAAACGATCCTTTCACTGGCAAAGGAGAAAGAAATACAAACGGTGATGTCGTTTCACGATTTCTCAAAGACACCTGAAAAAGAAGCGTTACTGGCTGTTTTAAAGCAAGCACAAGAAGAAGGTGGAGACGTAGGGAAAATTGCATTAATGCCACAATCACTTCATGATGTGTTAATTGTTGCTGAAGTGACAGAAGAAGCAAATCGAGAATTAACGATTCCCATCATCACAATGTCAATGGGTCCTAAAGGAGCCCTTTCTCGCTTATTTGGCGGTGCTTTCGGTTCTGCCGTTAGTTTTGCTGTCGGTCAAACAGCTTCTGCACCAGGACAAATCGCAATTGATCAACTTGAAAGGGTACTCGATGTAATCGACGGGAGTCAAGTGTAA
- a CDS encoding sugar phosphate isomerase/epimerase family protein, translating into MNHPFSLAHLTALECAPPELTYLAAQAGYDFVSIRPIYMGLPNEPNYDLANNKAMFKETKLALQQTGLSVYDIELARINDDIDPLIYEPAFEVAAELGAKHVLSSIWTDDTELGREKFAQLCDIARPYGLTINLESVPIASVRTLKGAIHVLEDVKRENVGLMIDAHHFHRAHDCVDDIKSIPKEWLHYFHLCDAQKEIPTSKEEMTRILREERLYIGEGGLPLKGMLTCLPDDMVFSLEMPNRQRTKELGTFEYIKQCLASAKTFIEKGNTYAVKK; encoded by the coding sequence ATGAATCATCCATTTTCACTAGCTCACCTCACGGCTTTAGAGTGTGCACCACCAGAGTTAACCTATTTAGCGGCACAAGCTGGTTACGATTTTGTTAGTATTCGTCCCATCTATATGGGATTGCCTAATGAACCAAACTATGATTTAGCAAACAACAAAGCAATGTTTAAAGAAACGAAACTAGCGCTACAACAAACGGGGTTAAGTGTATATGATATAGAATTGGCTCGAATTAATGATGACATTGATCCGCTTATCTATGAGCCTGCGTTTGAAGTGGCGGCAGAACTTGGAGCAAAACACGTTTTAAGTAGCATTTGGACAGACGATACAGAGCTTGGTCGTGAAAAGTTTGCTCAGTTATGTGATATAGCAAGGCCATACGGACTAACTATTAATTTGGAATCAGTACCAATTGCATCTGTGAGAACGCTTAAGGGAGCCATTCATGTATTAGAAGATGTAAAAAGAGAAAATGTAGGACTAATGATTGATGCCCACCACTTTCATCGAGCTCATGATTGTGTGGATGATATCAAATCAATTCCAAAAGAATGGCTTCATTATTTTCATTTATGTGATGCACAAAAGGAAATTCCAACAAGCAAAGAAGAGATGACACGTATTTTACGAGAAGAGAGATTGTATATAGGTGAAGGTGGCCTTCCCTTAAAAGGTATGTTAACGTGTTTACCTGATGATATGGTTTTTTCACTTGAGATGCCCAATAGACAAAGAACGAAAGAGTTAGGGACGTTTGAGTATATAAAGCAATGTTTAGCATCTGCAAAAACATTTATTGAGAAAGGAAATACGTATGCAGTAAAAAAATAA
- a CDS encoding tripartite tricarboxylate transporter permease, whose amino-acid sequence MEQFLMPLFDYQLLLLVALGTFAGIYVGAIPGLSVTMATVLLLSLTYSWDTLSALALIVGVYVGGVYGGARPAILLNMPGGPAQIATSFDGYPLAQKGEAGLAIGLSTILSIVGGMVGLLLLVFATPVLSDIALYFAHRDYLLLALLGLLLVGTMSQGAFIKSIFLACFGVFIGLVGLDLISASPRLTFGILELQSGINVIIAILGLFGFAEVLYQLSQKTTKDHKDNVVGKIIPPLAMVIKFLPLTLRTSVIGALAGVLPGVGGEIAALLGYDHAKRSTKKPSRPFGTGAYEGVIAPETANNAAIGGAFVPMLTLGIPGDAVTAVIIGALIVHGLDPGPLLITNSPDLFWVICGSLFLANLFLLIFGMTGIHLFKKVISIPKGILMPVILVLIVVGAYSINNTMIDVYWMIGFGLLGFVLRLFGFPLAPLVLGIVLGPLIDQSYRAAMITAHHDLGTFFLGYVTSPISLVLSILFVTMLLSTIKNVRKTIQ is encoded by the coding sequence ATGGAACAATTTCTTATGCCGCTATTTGACTATCAGCTTCTTCTTCTCGTAGCATTAGGAACATTTGCTGGTATTTATGTTGGGGCTATTCCTGGTCTCTCTGTTACAATGGCCACTGTTTTGCTTTTATCTCTAACGTATTCATGGGACACATTATCTGCACTTGCTCTAATTGTTGGGGTATATGTCGGGGGGGTCTATGGAGGTGCTCGCCCGGCCATTCTTTTAAACATGCCAGGTGGTCCCGCTCAAATTGCTACTTCCTTTGATGGTTACCCACTTGCACAAAAGGGTGAAGCAGGGTTAGCCATAGGACTTTCTACAATCTTATCCATTGTTGGAGGAATGGTCGGTTTACTTCTGCTCGTATTCGCCACTCCTGTATTATCTGACATTGCACTTTATTTCGCTCATAGAGACTATTTATTGCTCGCTTTACTCGGTTTATTGTTAGTCGGTACAATGAGTCAAGGTGCGTTTATTAAATCTATTTTCCTTGCTTGTTTCGGTGTCTTTATCGGTTTAGTTGGACTTGATTTGATTTCGGCTAGCCCCAGGCTAACGTTTGGTATATTGGAACTTCAAAGCGGTATTAATGTCATTATTGCCATACTTGGTCTATTCGGTTTTGCGGAGGTTCTCTATCAATTGTCTCAAAAAACAACGAAAGATCATAAGGATAACGTCGTTGGAAAAATCATTCCACCCTTAGCGATGGTAATCAAGTTCTTGCCCCTTACACTTCGAACTTCTGTGATTGGGGCATTAGCTGGTGTATTGCCTGGTGTTGGAGGCGAAATTGCAGCTTTACTTGGTTATGACCACGCTAAACGTAGCACGAAAAAACCAAGTCGGCCATTTGGAACAGGCGCATACGAAGGGGTAATAGCTCCTGAAACAGCTAATAATGCCGCGATTGGTGGTGCATTTGTTCCTATGCTAACACTAGGTATACCAGGCGATGCGGTTACAGCTGTCATCATCGGTGCACTCATTGTACATGGACTCGATCCAGGACCGTTGCTTATTACGAACTCTCCTGATTTATTTTGGGTCATTTGCGGTTCTTTATTTTTAGCGAACCTTTTTCTACTTATATTTGGGATGACTGGCATCCATTTATTTAAAAAGGTGATTTCAATTCCAAAAGGTATTCTTATGCCGGTTATCCTTGTTCTTATCGTTGTTGGAGCTTACTCTATTAACAACACAATGATTGATGTTTATTGGATGATCGGATTTGGCTTGTTAGGTTTTGTCTTACGGTTGTTTGGCTTTCCTCTTGCGCCCCTTGTTTTAGGCATTGTGCTTGGACCCTTAATTGATCAATCGTATCGTGCAGCGATGATTACTGCTCACCACGACCTAGGTACGTTCTTTCTTGGCTATGTGACTTCACCTATCAGCCTTGTATTAAGTATTCTGTTTGTCACTATGCTTCTATCTACGATAAAAAACGTTCGTAAAACAATCCAATAA
- a CDS encoding protein adenylyltransferase SelO: MKESQKIKEWPLEDSYRTLPATFYSLQQTNPVPKPEVVIFNHKLAKERSIDETIPSTDMGLDWLAGNRIPHRSEGIAQAYAGHQFGQFTMLGDGRALLLGEHVTPKGERYDVQLKGSGRTTFSRGGDGRAALGPMLREYLVSEGMNGLGIPTTRSLAVVKTGQVVQRETRLPGAVLTRIAKSHIRVGTFQYAAARGDVSDLKALADYTIYRHEHAVSEEKNPYLAFLCQVIDKQAHLIANWQLVGFVHGVMNTDNMAISGETIDYGPCAFLDQYDPMRTFSSIDRQGRYAYGNQPYMANWNLARLAEALIPLLANNKETAVQLAQQAIETFTPLYTSYWLKGMRKKVGLIDNEQKEDRSLIDRLLKMMAEHKLDYTLTFRQLSTEGTLPASVENEEHCQAWKKEWENRVDQQSRSRSDIQNQMLSVNPFIIPRNEHVEQVLEAVENNNDNTLLRAFVKAIQDPYKETETSKRFAQVSKSKTPYITYCGT, from the coding sequence ATGAAGGAGTCTCAGAAAATAAAAGAGTGGCCATTAGAAGATAGTTATCGAACGTTACCAGCTACTTTTTATAGTCTTCAACAAACAAATCCCGTACCGAAGCCAGAAGTGGTTATCTTTAATCATAAATTAGCAAAAGAGCGATCGATTGATGAGACGATCCCAAGCACAGACATGGGACTTGATTGGCTAGCGGGAAATCGGATTCCACATCGAAGCGAAGGAATTGCGCAAGCGTATGCTGGTCATCAGTTTGGTCAATTTACCATGCTTGGCGATGGTCGAGCTTTGCTGCTTGGAGAACACGTAACACCAAAAGGTGAGCGTTATGATGTCCAATTAAAAGGGTCTGGAAGAACAACTTTTTCACGCGGGGGAGATGGTCGGGCAGCACTCGGTCCGATGCTAAGAGAATACTTGGTGAGTGAGGGAATGAATGGTTTAGGCATTCCAACAACGCGGAGTCTTGCTGTGGTGAAAACAGGTCAGGTAGTGCAACGGGAAACGCGTTTGCCAGGTGCTGTGTTGACAAGAATAGCGAAAAGCCATATTCGGGTTGGTACGTTTCAATATGCAGCTGCACGAGGGGACGTTTCTGACCTTAAAGCCTTAGCAGATTATACCATCTATCGGCATGAGCATGCTGTTAGCGAGGAAAAGAATCCGTATCTTGCTTTCTTATGTCAGGTAATTGATAAACAAGCGCACTTAATAGCGAATTGGCAATTGGTTGGTTTCGTTCATGGTGTTATGAATACAGATAATATGGCTATTAGTGGCGAAACCATAGACTATGGGCCGTGCGCATTTCTTGATCAGTACGATCCAATGAGAACATTTAGCTCTATTGACAGACAAGGGCGTTACGCATATGGAAACCAGCCCTATATGGCAAATTGGAATCTCGCTAGATTAGCAGAAGCGCTCATTCCTTTATTAGCAAATAATAAAGAAACTGCCGTCCAGTTGGCTCAACAAGCAATTGAAACCTTTACACCGTTGTATACAAGCTACTGGTTAAAGGGGATGAGAAAAAAAGTAGGCCTTATTGATAATGAACAGAAAGAAGATCGCTCACTAATTGATAGGTTGCTCAAAATGATGGCTGAACATAAGCTCGATTATACGCTCACGTTTAGACAATTAAGTACAGAGGGAACGCTTCCTGCATCTGTCGAAAACGAAGAACACTGTCAGGCATGGAAAAAAGAGTGGGAGAACCGCGTGGATCAACAGTCAAGGAGTAGGAGTGACATTCAAAACCAAATGCTAAGTGTAAATCCTTTTATCATTCCTCGAAATGAACACGTGGAACAAGTGTTAGAAGCTGTTGAAAACAATAACGACAACACATTACTACGTGCTTTCGTTAAAGCGATTCAAGATCCATACAAAGAGACTGAGACATCAAAAAGGTTTGCGCAAGTATCGAAAAGCAAGACACCATATATCACGTACTGTGGCACCTAA
- a CDS encoding IclR family transcriptional regulator: protein MEKRDSLRTVRRALSILDCFSFQNQELSLTQIATEIELAKSTTTRLLTSLETEMLVQRDEKTGKYKLGTKLIYLGQIAKDAYQLKDVMAPLMKQLRDETLETVNLYTVDRGKRVCILQFEGYQPLRHAVRIGELLPLHAGAGGKVLLAYQSEQRKQKSVEGLTTVEQNERLADLQRIKESGIAISIEEREIGLAAVAVAVPNRDGSVTHCLSISGLVQRFSKEKIKEFEQRLKDVRAQVERD, encoded by the coding sequence ATGGAAAAACGTGATTCATTACGAACTGTTCGACGAGCATTATCCATACTAGATTGTTTTTCGTTCCAAAATCAGGAGCTTTCTTTAACACAAATCGCAACTGAAATTGAATTAGCAAAGTCGACAACAACTCGATTGCTAACAAGTCTTGAGACAGAAATGCTTGTACAGAGAGATGAGAAAACAGGGAAGTATAAGCTAGGTACCAAATTAATTTATTTAGGTCAAATTGCAAAAGATGCTTATCAGCTGAAAGATGTTATGGCACCACTTATGAAGCAACTTCGAGATGAGACGTTAGAAACCGTGAATTTGTATACAGTTGACCGAGGAAAACGAGTATGTATCTTACAATTTGAAGGGTATCAGCCTCTTCGTCATGCTGTTCGAATTGGTGAATTACTACCGCTTCATGCAGGAGCAGGGGGAAAGGTCTTACTTGCTTATCAGTCTGAACAACGAAAGCAAAAATCGGTAGAGGGTTTAACGACAGTCGAACAAAACGAACGGTTAGCTGACCTTCAACGAATTAAGGAATCAGGCATAGCTATTAGCATAGAAGAACGTGAAATTGGTCTAGCGGCAGTTGCAGTAGCTGTTCCGAATCGTGATGGGAGTGTAACCCATTGTTTATCCATCTCTGGCCTTGTTCAGCGGTTCTCAAAAGAAAAGATTAAAGAATTTGAGCAACGTTTAAAAGACGTACGAGCACAAGTAGAGCGTGATTAA